The proteins below are encoded in one region of Carcharodon carcharias isolate sCarCar2 unplaced genomic scaffold, sCarCar2.pri scaffold_1083_ctg1, whole genome shotgun sequence:
- the LOC121275144 gene encoding rap guanine nucleotide exchange factor 3-like has product GLVTTLHEGEDFGDLAVVNGSPRSATIILREDNCFFLRVDEQDFNRILRDVEANTVHLKELGKDVLVLEKSSQVGLTPGQGVSPGKYSVMYGTPEKILEYLLETISLDMVYSDPA; this is encoded by the exons gggctggtgacCACCTTGCACGAGGGTGAGGACTTTGGGGACCTGGCGGTGGTGAACGGGTCCCCTCGATCGGCCACCATCATCCTCCGCGAGGACAACTGCTTCTTCCTCCGCGTGGACGAGCAAGACTTCAACCGCATCCTGAGG GATGTGGAGGCCAACACTGTCCACCTGAAGGAGCTTGGCAAAGATGTCCTCGTGCTGGAGAAGTCATCTCAAGTGGGACTCACTCCCGGTCAAGGGGTCTCACCCGGCAA GTACTCGGTGATGTACGGGACTCCGGAGAAGATTCTGGAATACCTCCTGGAGACCATCAGCCTAGACATGGTCTACAGCGACCCCGCAG